GCCCAGCGCCGTCGCCGGCCCGTGGTTCTTCGAGCCGGAAGGGCTGGGCTGGCTGCGTACGTTCTTCGGCGGGCTGGTGGCGACCTGCGGCCTTACTACCGCCGGCGTGCCGAGCGTGGACCAGGGCCGCAGCCTGGGGTTGCACGGACGCGTCTCCAACCTCCCCGCGGGCCGCATCGCGGTGCATGAACGCTGGCAGGGCGACGACTACATCATGACCTTGCGCGGCCAGGTACAGGAGGCGGTCATCTTCGGCGAGAACGTTCTGCTCACGCGCGAGATCACCGCGCGCCTTGGGGAGAGCCGCTTCTTCCTGCGCGATGTCGTCGAGAACGTGGGCTTCCGCACCACCGAGCACATGATGCTTTACCACATCAACGGCGGCTACCCCGCGGTGGGCCCCGGGGGGCGACTGATCTCCCCCACCCTCAAGGCGACGCCGCGTGACGCCGAGGCGGAGAAGGGCAAGGAGCTCTACGCGGACTTCCCGGCGCCGATTCCGGGCTACCTCGAGCAGGTCTATTACCATGAGCTGGCGGCGGATGCCGACGGGCGCATCCGCGCCGCTCTGGCCAACGAGGGCTTTGCGGGCGGCCACGGCTTCGGCTTCTATGTGGCCTATAGGGCCGACCAGCTACCGCGCTTCACCGAGTGGAAGATGATGGGCCAGGTGGACTATGTCGTGGGCATGGAGCCCGCCAATTGCCTGGTCGAG
The sequence above is drawn from the Armatimonadota bacterium genome and encodes:
- a CDS encoding aldose 1-epimerase family protein — protein: MAQLFGEQITRNELLQRVGSMRQVCGIELAVLDEGVEAGVRVADISTGSGFRFRVVISRGLDIAGADWRGIPLAWRSPSAVAGPWFFEPEGLGWLRTFFGGLVATCGLTTAGVPSVDQGRSLGLHGRVSNLPAGRIAVHERWQGDDYIMTLRGQVQEAVIFGENVLLTREITARLGESRFFLRDVVENVGFRTTEHMMLYHINGGYPAVGPGGRLISPTLKATPRDAEAEKGKELYADFPAPIPGYLEQVYYHELAADADGRIRAALANEGFAGGHGFGFYVAYRADQLPRFTEWKMMGQVDYVVGMEPANCLVEGRAKERERGTLQFLEPGERREYELEIGVLENAQMIQGFRTTVEQALRAAR